The following are encoded in a window of Magnolia sinica isolate HGM2019 chromosome 11, MsV1, whole genome shotgun sequence genomic DNA:
- the LOC131218513 gene encoding polyol transporter 5-like, translating into MADRKFEKTAESNASQSSDPTMVQPEKKRRNKFAFACTMIASMTSILLGYDIGVMSGAVIFIKKDLRISDVQIEVLVGILNVYCLIGSLLAGRTSDWIGRRYTIILAGAIFFAGALLMGFSTNYTFLMVGRFVAGIGVGYALVIAPVYTTEVSPASSRGLLTSLPEVFINAGIMFGYVSNYAFSKLSLHLGWRLMLGVGAIPSVFLAVGVLAMPESPRWLMMQGRLGDAKQVLYKTSDSKEEAESRIADIKEAVGIPENCNDDFVQVQKRSHGEGVWKELLISPTPAVRRVLIAAVGIHFFQQASGIDAVVLYSPRIFQKAGIKGNDPILGVTVAVGFIKTLTILIATFLVDRIGRRRLLLFSSGGVFLSLITLATGLTIIDQNPDKKITGAIVVCIITVLTFVSFFSTGLGPITWVYSSEIFPLRLRAQGASIGVAFNRITSGVLTMTFISLYKAITIGGAFFLYAGIAAAGWIFFYTFLPETRGQTLEDMAVLFKESRWASKKKGEESHSQVELASNVHGHGPARL; encoded by the exons ATGGCAGATAGAAAATTCGAAAAGACCGCAGAATCCAACGCTTCTCAGAGCTCTGATCCGACCATGGTACAACCTGAGAAGAAGCGGAGGAACAAGTTCGCTTTTGCTTGCACGATGATCGCTTCCATGACTTCAATTCTGTTGGGTTATG atATTGGAGTGATGAGTGGAGCAGTTATCTTTATAAAAAAAGATCTAAGGATCAGCGACGTGCAGATCGAAGTACTCGTAGGGATTCTCAATGTCTACTGTCTAATCGGGTCGCTACTTGCCGGAAGAACATCCGATTGGATAGGCCGCCGATACACAATCATCCTCGCCGGAGCAATCTTCTTCGCCGGCGCTCTACTGATGGGCTTCTCAACGAATTACACGTTTCTAATGGTAGGTAGATTCGTGGCAGGGATTGGAGTAGGCTACGCCCTCGTAATCGCACCCGTCTACACCACCGAGGTCTCTCCTGCCTCATCTCGAGGCCTCCTCACATCCCTCCCTGAAGTCTTCATCAACGCGGGTATCATGTTCGGATACGTATCCAACTACGCCTTCTCCAAGCTCTCCTTACATCTAGGCTGGCGACTGATGCTTGGTGTCGGTGCAATACCGTCCGTCTTCCTAGCCGTCGGAGTCTTAGCCATGCCCGAATCTCCACGCTGGCTGATGATGCAAGGCCGTCTTGGAGACGCAAAACAAGTCCTCTACAAAACGTCTGATTCTAAAGAAGAAGCTGAAAGCCGGATCGCCGATATCAAAGAAGCAGTCGGAATACCGGAGAATTGCAATGATGATTTTGTTCAGGTACAAAAGCGTAGCCATGGTGAGGGTGTGTGGAAAGAACTACTAATTAGCCCAACACCAGCTGTTCGCCGTGTCCTCATCGCTGCAGTTGGAATCCATTTCTTCCAGCAAGCATCCGGCATCGATGCAGTAGTCCTATACAGCCCACGCATTTTCCAGAAAGCTGGAATTAAAGGCAACGACCCAATCCTGGGTGTGACCGTAGCCGTTGGATTCATTAAAACATTAACCATCTTGATTGCAACATTCCTAGTGGACAGGATCGGCAGGCGGCGTCTCTTACTCTTCAGCAGTGGGGGTGTTTTCTTATCTCTCATTACTCTCGCTACGGGATTAACGATAATAGATCAAAATCCAGATAAGAAGATAACAGGGGCCATCGTCGTCTGTATCATCACAGTCCTTACATTCGTTTCTTTCTTCTCAACTGGTCTGGGACCTATCACATGGGTCTACAGCTCTGAGATTTTCCCTTTGAGGCTACGAGCCCAGGGTGCGAGTATTGGGGTGGCTTTTAACCGTATAACGAGTGGTGTTCTTACGATGACTTTCATTTCTCTTTATAAGGCTATCACAATCGGTGGGGCGTTCTTCCTTTACGCAGGAATCGCTGCCGCTGGTTGGATCTTCTTCTACACGTTCTTGCCGGAGACTCGAGGGCAGACGTTGGAAGATATGGCAGTTCTCTTTAAAGAGTCGAGATGGGCTTCgaagaagaagggagaagaaAGCCATAGCCAGGTGGAATTAGCTAGCAATGTCCATGGCCATGGACCAGCTCGGCTGTGA